A window of Bacillota bacterium genomic DNA:
CCGGGAAATTCCAGAGGGCTTAACCTACGAAGATTTGCTGTACACAACAGCAAATTATTCTTGATTATAGCTATACCTTGGGGCTAATGTTTACTCATTTTCAGGACATTTTCCCTTTTCCTTGACATACATTGAATTTATTCATGGCTGCATCCAGACCTTCGTCGATCGTTACCAGTATCGCTTCGGCCGCCTTCTCCTCTGCCCGGGCCATGATTTCTGAATCGGCAACACCCCGCGTTTTCAATAAATAAAACTCGGGTTCCATGCCAGGAGGCGGCCTGTCAACCCCCACCCTCAGGCGAGAAAAATGTTCGGTGCCGAGGCTTTCAATAATCGAAACAATCCCCTTATGTCCTCCACTGCCTCCCTGCGGACGCAGGCGTATCACTCCGCGTTCAAGATCCATATCGTCGTATATAACCATCAGCTGTGCAGGTTGGAGCTTGTACCAACGCAACGCTTCGATGACGGCCCTGCCGCTCAAGTTCATATAGGTCAAAGGTTGGAGCAGAACCAACCTTTTACCCCTGTAGTCTTTTTCGGCGTAAACGTAAAAACCCCTTCGGCGAACCTGCCCTCCACCCAATTTCCGGAACACCCTTGTGATGACACGAAATCCAACGTTATGAAGGGAATGTTCATACTTTTTTCCGGGGTTGCCAAGACCTACAATCAATTGTTCAACGGTCTTCCCCTTCTTCCACAGCATGGCTTTTATTCTTCCGGAGCCGTTTCTTCACTGCTTTCGTCTTCTGCCGGAACTTCTTCGCCCTCTTCAGCAAGTTCTTCGACCTCGTCTACTTCTTCTTCCTCCTCCTCTTCTTCCTCCTCCTCCTCCCGTGGCATGAGGACCTGGACAAGAATCTCTTCCGGATCGGTTTCCAATTCGATATTCTCGGGCAGTTCCAGTTCACGGGCCAGGATACCATCACCAATTTCCAGGGATGAAATATCTACCTCCAGAAAATCGGGGATTTCGGCCGGCAGGCAGAAAATCTGCACATCACGCCTCAACAACTGCACAACCCCATCTTCCCTGACACCCGGCGACTCCGTTTCCCCCACCACCTGCAAGGGAACATCCGCCAAAATCTTCTCGGTCAACGAAATGCGGATAAAATCTATGTGAAGAAGACGATCACTGTACAGAATGTCCCTTTGAAGTTCCTTGAACATTACCGTTTCAACGGCCTTCTCACCCGTTTTCTTTCCATTTATTATTTTCAATTCAACAATTGCATTCTCTCCGGCACCGGAGGAAAGAGCTTTGCTCAGCGCCCCCCCGTCTACCAACAAAGAAATTGTTTCTTTCCCGCGTCCATAAACAACGGCCGGGACCAGATTTTCCTGACGAAGCCGGTTGAGCTCACCCCTGGTTCCACGCCCGGGCCGCAACTGTGCCTCCAGGGCTATCCTGTCCATAATCAAAACCCCCTTTTTAACGTCTCAACAGTAACAAATAGTATACAATAAGCCTGTACAGAAGGTCAATTTGTTATTCGAAAAGTTCACTGACCGACCTGCGTTGATGGATACGCACTATTGCCTCTCCGATCAACGGAGCCACTGACATGATCTTTATTTTTTCAGGGCATTCCTCCCTCAAGGGAATGGTATTGGTAACAATTATTTCTGTCAAACTGGACGCACATAGCTTTTGCAGGGCAGTCCCCGAAAAAACAGGGTGGGTACAGCAAGCATAGGTCTTCCTGGCCCCCTTTTCAAGCAGGGCCTCGGCCGCCAGGATGATCGTCCCACCGGTATCGATAATATCATCCATCAGAATAGCAGTCTTGCCCTCAACGTTACCGATAAGATTCATCACCTCGGTCTGATTTGGGGCGTATCGTCTTTTATCAACTATGGCTATCGGCATTTCCAGATAATTGGCCAATTTTCGTGCACGCGTAACCCCACCCAGATCGGGAGATACGACAATCCCATCCTCAATATGCTTGTCCTTGAAGTATTTGGCCAGAATGGCGATCGTGGTCAGGTGATCGAATGGGATATTGAAGAAACCCTGAATCTGGCCGGCGTGCAAATCCATGGCGATGACCCGGTTTGCCCCGGCAGTGGTTAACAGATCCGCCAGCAATTTGGCGGTAATCGGTTCGCGTCCCCTTGATTTACGGTCCTGCCGGGCATATCCGTAATAAGGAACCACCGCATTCACCGATTTGGCCGATGCCCTTTTGAGAGCATCCATCAAAATAAGAAGTTCCATAATGTTTTCATTGACGGGGGAACAAAGAGGTTGAATGATAAAAGAATCGTCTCCCCTGACGCTTTCCTCGATAAAAATTGTAATTTCACCATCTTTGAAACGGTTCAATTTTGCTTTGCCCAGGGGAACACCTACATGATTTGCAATTTCCCGCGCCAAAGACGGATTGGCCGTTCCACTAAATATTTTGATGTTGTTTTCTATACCATCGGTTACCACTTCTTTTATCCCTCCCCCAAATTTTACAAAAATGATCCAACTCTATGCTTCTCTATTTGACAGTTTTTATCCTTTTAATCGTTACTATCTTTTAGAAACCGTTTTGCCATCCTGTCCTTGTTGATCTGGGGAGCACGTCCCAGAGCCAACGCCCCGGCCGGAACATCTTTGTTGAGCGTTGAACCTGCAGCCACGTAAGACCCTGCACCGATCTTGATGGGAGCAATGAGATTGCTGTTGCATCCGATGAAAGAATTTTTCTGTACGCAGGTACGGTGTTTGATCTGACCATCATAATTGACAATGATCGAACCTGCACCAAAATTGACGCCGGTTCCTATATCTGCATCGCCGATGTAGCTGAGATGCGGAATCTTGGACCCGGCTCCTACATCGGAATTTTTAACCTCGACAAAATTACCGATCTTGACCCCCGCGCCGATCACAGTTCCGGGGCGCAAATAAGCAAAGGGGCCGATATTTGCCCCTTCGTTGATGGTACTTTCTTCCGCCACGGAATTTTTTACCGAACATCCATCACCGACCGACGTATCCCGCAAATGCGTTCCCGGCCCAATCCGGCAATCGTTCCCTATCCTGGAATTTCCTTCAACAATTGTCTGTGGATAGATCGTCGTGCCGTTGCCCACCTCCACCCCGTCATCCATAAAAGTAGAGTCCGGATCAATGATATTAACCCCTGTTTCAAGCAACTTCCTGTTAATACGGCCGCGCAATATCCTGACTGCTTCGGCCAATTGCAAATAATCATCGATCTTCATACTTTCCCCGAAATCTTCAGCCACAACCGCCCCTACATTCAGGCCATCCTTGATCATTGAAGAAATGATACTGGCAAAAAAACATCCATCAGCCATTTCCCGGGACCCGGTCTGTTTCAGGTATTTCTTGAGTGTCCGGGCCGCCAGGCAGTACGCTCCCGTGTCTGTCTCCTCAATCGTTTTCTCCCCGGCCAGAGCCTCCCCATCATCGACCACAATTTGAATGTCTCCATTTGCGTTGTGGATCATCCTTCTGTATCCGGAAAGTTCAGGTATTTT
This region includes:
- a CDS encoding aminoacyl-tRNA hydrolase; protein product: MLWKKGKTVEQLIVGLGNPGKKYEHSLHNVGFRVITRVFRKLGGGQVRRRGFYVYAEKDYRGKRLVLLQPLTYMNLSGRAVIEALRWYKLQPAQLMVIYDDMDLERGVIRLRPQGGSGGHKGIVSIIESLGTEHFSRLRVGVDRPPPGMEPEFYLLKTRGVADSEIMARAEEKAAEAILVTIDEGLDAAMNKFNVCQGKGKMS
- a CDS encoding 50S ribosomal protein L25, whose product is MDRIALEAQLRPGRGTRGELNRLRQENLVPAVVYGRGKETISLLVDGGALSKALSSGAGENAIVELKIINGKKTGEKAVETVMFKELQRDILYSDRLLHIDFIRISLTEKILADVPLQVVGETESPGVREDGVVQLLRRDVQIFCLPAEIPDFLEVDISSLEIGDGILARELELPENIELETDPEEILVQVLMPREEEEEEEEEEEEVDEVEELAEEGEEVPAEDESSEETAPEE
- a CDS encoding ribose-phosphate pyrophosphokinase, producing the protein MENNIKIFSGTANPSLAREIANHVGVPLGKAKLNRFKDGEITIFIEESVRGDDSFIIQPLCSPVNENIMELLILMDALKRASAKSVNAVVPYYGYARQDRKSRGREPITAKLLADLLTTAGANRVIAMDLHAGQIQGFFNIPFDHLTTIAILAKYFKDKHIEDGIVVSPDLGGVTRARKLANYLEMPIAIVDKRRYAPNQTEVMNLIGNVEGKTAILMDDIIDTGGTIILAAEALLEKGARKTYACCTHPVFSGTALQKLCASSLTEIIVTNTIPLREECPEKIKIMSVAPLIGEAIVRIHQRRSVSELFE
- the glmU gene encoding bifunctional UDP-N-acetylglucosamine diphosphorylase/glucosamine-1-phosphate N-acetyltransferase GlmU, producing the protein MSCTAAIILLIDGVAPCTDSCRPRSGQVLCGKPMLEYVADGARLLTKNLIFLGGSEGELQMLHGAGGAHCIPGAWQQNPRAKVESLVDVLPDSGSVLVLHGNMPLLLPRTLKRMAEAAQERDVVLLAAKIPELSGYRRMIHNANGDIQIVVDDGEALAGEKTIEETDTGAYCLAARTLKKYLKQTGSREMADGCFFASIISSMIKDGLNVGAVVAEDFGESMKIDDYLQLAEAVRILRGRINRKLLETGVNIIDPDSTFMDDGVEVGNGTTIYPQTIVEGNSRIGNDCRIGPGTHLRDTSVGDGCSVKNSVAEESTINEGANIGPFAYLRPGTVIGAGVKIGNFVEVKNSDVGAGSKIPHLSYIGDADIGTGVNFGAGSIIVNYDGQIKHRTCVQKNSFIGCNSNLIAPIKIGAGSYVAAGSTLNKDVPAGALALGRAPQINKDRMAKRFLKDSND